Proteins co-encoded in one Gossypium arboreum isolate Shixiya-1 chromosome 11, ASM2569848v2, whole genome shotgun sequence genomic window:
- the LOC108473376 gene encoding LOW QUALITY PROTEIN: protein RTE1-HOMOLOG (The sequence of the model RefSeq protein was modified relative to this genomic sequence to represent the inferred CDS: inserted 2 bases in 1 codon): MEEQVDYDHRSIMVEGGMQIDPRRERFPYCIVWTPLPITSWLIPFIGHIGICREDGVILDFAGPSCVSIDDFAFGAVARYIQINKDKECSISYHSSALKGDQEYQHDDLREALTWDDALEKGIQEFQHRPYNLFTCXCHSFVVNNLNRLGFHSGGWNVVNLAVLIFINGRWVNKTAVLRSYLPFVVVSSIGLVFGGTTYLSLLALLVFLLVGWFLLGTYCFKNLIYL; this comes from the exons ATGGAAGAACAAGTAGATTATGATCACCGGTCGATTATGGTGGAAGGTGGTATGCAAATTGATCCAAGAAGGGAGCGTTTCCCATACTGCATTGTTTGGACGCCTCTTCCTATTACTTCATGGCTGAttcctttcattggccacattggCATTTGCAGAGAAGATGGAGTTATTCTAGACTTTGCAGGTCCGAGTTGTGTCTCTATTGACGATTTCGCTTTCGGGGCAGTAGCTCGCTATATCCAAATTAACAAAGATAAG GAATGCAGCATTTCATATCATTCATCAGCACTGAAAGGAGATCAAGAATACCAACATGACGATCTGAGAGAGGCATTAACATGGGATGATGCACTAGAAAAGGGCATTCAAGAGTTCCAACATCGGCCATACAACCTTTTCACTTG ATGCCATTCATTTGTAGTAAACAACCTGAACAGGTTAGGCTTTCATTCGGGTGGGTGGAATGTAGTTAACCTTGCTGTTCTCATCTTCATCAATGGTCGGTGGGTGAACAAAACAGCAGTTTTGCGATCTTACTTGCCATTTGTTGTCGTATCCAGTATTGGACTAGTGTTTGGTGGCACAACATACCTGTCTCTGTTGGCCCTCCTTGTATTCCTTCTTGTTGGTTGGTTCCTTCTCGGTACTTACTGTTTCAAGAACTTGATCTATTTGTAG
- the LOC108473377 gene encoding thioredoxin H-type — MAAEEGQVISCHTLDSWKEQLQKGGQSKKLVVVDFTASWCGPCRFISPFLAELAKKFPNVMFLKVDVDELKEVAAEWDVDAMPTFLFLKEGKAVEKVVGAKKEELQQAVTKHMATSSTSA, encoded by the exons ATGGCAGCAGAGGAAGGTCAAGTAATCAGTTGCCACACCCTTGATTCATGGAAGGAGCAACTTCAAAAGGGAGGCCAATCCAAAAAGCtg GTGGTGGTTGATTTCACTGCTTCATGGTGTGGACCCTGCCGTTTTATTTCACCCTTTCTGGCTGAACTGGCCAAGAAGTTTCCTAATGTTATGTTTCTTAAGGTGGATGTGGATGAACTGAAG GAGGTTGCTGCTGAATGGGATGTGGATGCTATGCCAACTTTCTTGTTCCTGAAGGAAGGAAAGGCTGTTGAAAAAGTGGTTGGTGCAAAGAAAGAGGAGCTTCAGCAGGCTGTGACAAAACATATGGCTACTAGTAGTACTTCTGCTTGA
- the LOC108473375 gene encoding beta-galactosidase 3-like: MERSSFSRFLIVFCFAVCLECQLVQCSVTYDRKAIVINGQRRILFSGSIHYPRSTPEMWEDLIQKAKDGGVDVIETYVFWNVHEPSPGNYNFEGRYDLVRFAKTIQRAGLYAHVRIGPYVCAEWNFGGFPVWLKYVPGISFRTDNEPFKRAMQGFTEKIVGLMKSHNLYESQGGPIILSQIENEYGAQSKLLGAVGYNYVSWAAKMAIETETGVPWVMCKEQDAPDPIINTCNGFYCDSFQPNKPYKPTMWTEAWSGWFSEFGGPLHHRPAEDLAFAVARFIQKGGSFVNYYMYHGGTNFGRTAGGPFITTSYDYDAPIDEYGLIRQPKYGHLKELHRAIKMCERALVSADPIVTSLGDLQQAYMYTSESGDCAAFLSNYDTKFAARVLFNNMHYNLPPWSISILPDCRNAVFNTAKVGVQTSQMQMLPTNSETFSWESYDEDPSSLDYSSAITADGLLEQINVTKDASDYLWYITSVDIGSSESFLHGGELPTLIVQSTGHAVHVFINGQLSGSAFGTRQNRRFTYTGKVNLRAGTNKIALLSVAVGLPNVGGHYETWNTGILGPVALHGLDQGKWDLSRQKWTYQVGLKGEAMDLVSPNGFSSVEWMAASLVAQKPEPLRWHKAYFNAPEGDEPLALDMESMGKGQIWINGQSIGRYWTAYAHGDCNGCNYAGTFRPPKCQFGCGQPTQRWYHVPRSWLKPTQNLVVLFEELGGDPTRISLVKRSVSSVCADVTEYHPNIKNWQIESYGKAQQFRRPKVHLRCSPGQSFSFIKFASFGTPLGTCGSYQQGPCHAPASYAIVEKKCVGKQRCVVTIANSNFGQDPCPNVLKRLSVEAVCAPISSTTAQPNWGG; encoded by the exons ATGGAAAGAAGCTCATTTTCAAGATTTTTAATTGTATTCTGCTTTGCTGTGTGTTTGGAGTGTCAATTGGTTCAGTGCAGTGTTACCTATGATAGGAAAGCCATTGTGATTAATGGACAGAGGAGGATCCTCTTTTCTGGTTCAATTCATTATCCCAGAAGCACTCCTGAG ATGTGGGAAGATCTTATACAGAAGGCTAAAGATGGAGGAGTCGATGTGATTGAAACTTATGTTTTTTGGAACGTTCATGAGCCATCTCCGGGAAAT TATAATTTTGAAGGAAGATATGACCTTGTGAGATTCGCAAAAACAATTCAGAGAGCAGGTCTCTATGCTCATGTTCGCATTGGGCCTTATGTTTGTGCAGAGTGGAATTTTGG AGGGTTTCCTGTATGGTTAAAATATGTGCCAGGCATCAGCTTCAGAACAGACAATGAACCTTTCAAG AGAGCTATGCAAGGGTTCACTGAGAAAATTGTGGGACTGATGAAGAGTCATAACCTGTATGAGTCCCAAGGTGGTCCCATTATTCTCTCGCAG ATTGAGAATGAGTACGGGGCACAGAGTAAATTACTAGGGGCTGTCGGCTACAATTACGTCTCTTGGGCTGCAAAAATGGCGATAGAGACGGAAACTGGGGTGCCCTGGGTGATGTGCAAGGAACAAGATGCCCCAGACCCGATA ATAAATACATGCAATGGTTTCTACTGTGATTCATTCCAACCCAACAAACCCTACAAACCAACAATGTGGACTGAAGCTTGGAGTGGATG GTTCTCAGAGTTTGGCGGTCCACTTCACCATCGGCCAGCCGAAGATTTGGCATTTGCTGTTGCTCGATTCATTCAAAAAGGAGGGTCCTTTGTTAACTATTACATG TACCATGGAGGGACCAATTTCGGACGTACAGCTGGAGGTCCTTTCATCACTACCAGTTATGATTATGATGCTCCAATAGATGAATATg GTTTGATTAGACAACCAAAGTATGGTCATCTAAAGGAGCTCCATAGGGCTATTAAGATGTGTGAGCGAGCTTTAGTTTCAGCAGATCCCATTGTTACTTCACTTGGAGACCTCCAACAG GCTTATATGTATACATCGGAATCTGGAGATTGTGCAGCTTTCCTATCGAATTATGATACCAAATTCGCTGCAAGAGTGCTATTTAACAACATGCATTATAACTTGCCTCCTTGGTCTATCAGCATCCTTCCTGATTGCAGGAATGCAGTATTCAATACTGCTAAG GTTGGAGTTCAGACATCACAAATGCAGATGTTACCGACAAATTCTGAGACATTCTCATGGGAAAGTTATGACGAAGATCCTTCTTCATTAGATTACAGCTCAGCAATTACTGCTGACGGGCTATTAGAGCAAATAAATGTCACAAAGGATGCAAGTGATTACTTGTGGTACATTACCAG TGTTGACATTGGTTCATCTGAATCCTTCCTTCATGGAGGGGAACTCCCCACTCTCATTGTCCAATCAACAGGCCATGCTGTACACGTCTTTATCAATGGACAACTTTCAG GTTCCGCGTTTGGAACGAGGCAAAATCGGAGATTCACGTACACAGGGAAGGTCAATCTGCGTGCTGGAACAAACAAAATTGCACTGCTGAGTGTTGCTGTTGGATTACCG AATGTAGGTGGACACTATGAGACATGGAATACAGGGATCCTAGGTCCAGTTGCACTGCATGGACTTGACCAAGGCAAATGGGACCTGTCCAGGCAAAAATGGACTTACCAG GTTGGTCTTAAAGGAGAGGCCATGGATCTGGTCTCACCAAATGGATTTTCCTCAGTTGAGTGGATGGCGGCATCATTGGTTGCACAAAAACCAGAGCCATTAAGATGGCATAAG GCTTATTTTAATGCACCTGAGGGTGATGAGCCGTTAGCTTTGGACATGGAGAGCATGGGAAAAGGTCAAATCTGGATTAATGGGCAGAGCATAGGCAGATATTGGACAGCATATGCTCATGGTGACTGCAATGGTTGTAATTATGCTGGGACGTTTCGACCACCGAAGTGTCAGTTTGGTTGCGGCCAACCAACCCAAAGATG gTACCATGTTCCTCGGTCTTGGTTGAAACCTACACAGAATCTGGTGGTTCTTTTTGAGGAGCTGGGAGGAGACCCCACAAGAATCTCACTTGTAAAAAGATCTGTGTCCAGCGTTTGTGCCGATGTCACTGAGTATCACCCGAATATTAAGAACTGGCAGATTGAAAGCTATGGAAAGGCACAACAGTTCCGCAGACCAAAAGTTCACTTGCGCTGTAGTCCTGGACAATCCTTCTCTTTCATTAAATTCGCCAGTTTTGGAACTCCTTTGGGAACTTGTGGAAGTTACCAGCAAGGCCCTTGCCATGCTCCTGCTTCTTATGCCATCGTGGAGAAG AAATGTGTAGGGAAGCAAAGATGTGTGGTCACCATAGCCAACAGTAACTTCGGGCAAGACCCATGCCCGAACGTGTTGAAGCGGTTGTCTGTCGAAGCTGTTTGTGCTCCGATATCTTCAACAACAGCACAGCCAAACTGGGGAGGCTAA
- the LOC108470732 gene encoding uncharacterized protein LOC108470732: MGFGALRSIVRPLCRTLLSQASPASGTMSTLPSYLCPKPCLNSLLCGSIYRQSPWISMSNQLHSLTDTRFPKRRPQDKPRRKRASLRPPGPYAWVKYTPGEPILPNNPNEGSVKRRNEKKRIRLRRAFKLAEAKKRKAQLQEANRKKKIKQVERKMAAVARDRAWAERLVELQGLEEEKKKAMA, from the exons ATGGGATTTGGGGCTTTAAGAAGTATCGTTCGACCACTATGTCGGACTCTCCTATCCCAGGCTTCCCCTGCTTCTGGAACTATGTCGACTCTCCCCTCTTATTTGTGCCCAAAACCCTGTTTGAATTCCCTTTTGTGTGGGTCTATTTACCGCCAATCTCCATGGATCTCGATGTCCAATCAGTTGCATAGCTTAACTGATACTCGTTTCCCAAAGAGAAGGCCTCAAGACAAGCCACGCCGAAAAAGAGCCAGCTTGAGACCACCTG GGCCATATGCATGGGTGAAGTATACACCAGGGGAGCCTATTCTTCCAAATAATCCTAATGAAGGGAGTGTCAAAAGAAGGAATGAGAAAAAGAGAATAAGGCTGCGCCGTGCGTTTAAATTG GCAGAGGCAAAGAAGAGGAAAGCTCAATTGCAGGAAGCTAATAGGAAGAAGAAGATTAAGCAAGTAGAGCGTAAGATGGCTGCAGTGGCTAGGGATAGAGCATGGGCCGAAAGGCTGGTGGAACTGCAGGGGCTTGAGGAAGAGAAGAAAAAGGCCATGGCTTGA
- the LOC108472765 gene encoding 3-epi-6-deoxocathasterone 23-monooxygenase CYP90C1-like has product MNKPYKEEKATLVCFYPEKMGWGFVLMMSLLMGTVVAGWFWYKNKEEKKMKSGIPKGSLGWPFLGETLDFIACGYTSRPVSFMDKRKLLHGNVFKTHILGTPIIVSTDPDVNKVVLQNHGNTFVPAYPKSIRLLLGPSSILQMNGNLQKRVHALIAGFLRSPQLKTRITTNIENSVRQTLGSWQHMQPVHVQQETKKITFQVLVKVLMSVDPGEDLEFMKREFEEFIKGLICLPIKFPGTRLYKSLKAKERLVKMVEKIVKERKMGMAKTGENSVVNDAVDVLLRDISEEGDDDEQGETKEKQSLPLDYISGNIIEMMIPGEETVPMAMTLAVKFLGDSPVALHRLMEENMELKKQKMNCGEDYSWSDYLSLPFTQNVISETLRLANIINGVWRKAVKDIDIKGYLIPQGWCVLASFISVHMDEENYEHPYRFHPWRWERLGTAVNNNSFTPFGGGQRLCPGIELSRLEISIFLHHLITSYRWVAEEDHIIYFPTVRIKRKLPIRVTRL; this is encoded by the exons ATGAATAAGCCGtacaaagaagaaaaagcaaCCCTCGTCTGCTTCTATCCAGAGAAGATGGGATGGGGATTTGTATTAATGATGAGCTTGTTGATGGGTACTGTTGTTGCAGGGTGGTTTTGGTATAAAAACAAGGAGGAGAAAAAGATGAAGAGTGGGATACCGAAAGGGAGCTTGGGTTGGCCTTTCTTAGGTGAAACTCTTGACTTCATTGCTTGTGGTTACACCTCTCGACCTGTCAGTTTCATGGACAAACGCAAGCTCCt GCATGGGAATGTGTTCAAAACACACATCTTGGGAACACCTATTATAGTTTCAACTGATCCCGACGTGAACAAGGTGGTTTTGCAGAACCATGGCAACACCTTTGTTCCTGCTTACCCCAAATCCATCCGATTGTTGCTTGGCCCGTCTTCCATACTTCAAATGAATGGTAACCTTCAGAAGAGAGTACATGCACTCATTGCAGGCTTCCTCAGGTCCCCGCAGCTTAAAACCCGTATTACTACGAACATTGAGAACTCTGTGAGACAAACTTTGGGTTCTTGGCAACACATGCAGCCCGTACATGTTCAACAAGAAACCAAAAAG ATTACGTTCCAAGTCTTGGTTAAAGTTTTAATGAGTGTTGATCCCGGTGAAGATTTGGAGTTTATGAAGAGAGAATTTGAGGAATTCATCAAAGGTTTGATTTGCTTGCCAATCAAGTTTCCAGGAACAAGACTATATAAATCTCTCAAG GCCAAAGAAAGGTTAGTAAAAATGGTGGAAAAGATTGTGAAGGAGAGAAAAATGGGCATGGCGAAAACAGGCGAAAACAGTGTGGTCAATGATGCAGTGGACGTCCTGTTACGTGACATTAGTGAAGAAGGTGATGATGATGAACAAGGAGAAACAAAAGAGAAGCAATCTTTGCCGTTGGATTACATCAGTGGGAACATAATAGAGATGATGATCCCAGGAGAAGAGACGGTTCCCATGGCAATGACCCTCGCTGTCAAATTCCTCGGTGACAGCCCTGTTGCTCTCCACCGGTTGATG GAAGAGAATATGGAACTGAAAAAGCAAAAGATGAATTGTGGTGAAGATTATAGTTGGTCTGACTACTTGTCTTTGCCATTCACTCAAAAT GTAATAAGTGAAACTCTTAGACTGGCAAATATCATCAATGGAGTTTGGAGGAAAGCAGTAAAGGACATTGATATCAAAG GCTATCTGATACCACAGGGATGGTGTGTTCTAGCTTCTTTCATTTCTGTTCATATGGATGAAGAAAATTATGAACACCCTTATCGTTTCCATCCATGGAGATGGGAG AGACTTGGAACTGCTGTTAACAACAATAGCTTTACACCATTTGGAGGTGGGCAGAGGCTTTGCCCTGGTATAGAACTATCAAGGCTTGAAATTTCAATCTTCCTTCACCATCTCATCACCAGTTACAG ATGGGTTGCTGAAGAGGATCACATTATCTACTTTCCAACAGTTAGGATCAAGAGGAAGCTGCCAATCAGAGTCACCCGCTTATGA